From Candidatus Limnocylindria bacterium, the proteins below share one genomic window:
- a CDS encoding G1 family glutamic endopeptidase, with translation MRKLLIGLAIVLASCGGQVDLGRVITQLQPPAVATPATVASETNTDAVKQVIEAANQAQQKAFASGDASLMRANATAAYYDELTRINTDLARGGVLGFTLVRIEWGDITIAGTTAAATAYETWRTTYSDGSQDQRTDRNDYALVLDGGAWKISADVQPSAQSVTPGAGTAPAQPGTSNTTPARVSDTSSNWSGYVASGGTYTSVTGTWIVPQVGATTTGADATWVGIGGVSGTDLIQAGTQATVSGGSVSYEAWFEMLPQSSRTISLDVAPGDSVTVSITEQSSGQWSIEMTNNTTKSSYQRTVSYASSRSSAEWVQEAPSSGRGIIPLDDFGVVRFTDGSAVRDGKTMGLGALGATPVAMINRSGQAIAQPTTLGADGSSFAVTRTSAPGTVQGGGRTFRRRP, from the coding sequence ATGCGCAAGCTCCTCATCGGCCTCGCGATCGTCCTCGCCAGCTGCGGCGGTCAGGTCGACCTCGGCCGAGTCATCACCCAGCTTCAGCCGCCCGCGGTGGCGACGCCGGCCACCGTTGCATCCGAGACGAACACCGACGCGGTCAAGCAGGTGATCGAGGCCGCCAACCAGGCGCAGCAGAAGGCGTTCGCGAGCGGCGACGCGTCGCTCATGCGCGCCAACGCGACGGCCGCCTATTACGACGAACTCACGCGGATCAACACCGATCTCGCCCGCGGCGGCGTCCTCGGCTTCACGCTGGTGCGGATCGAGTGGGGCGACATCACGATCGCCGGAACGACGGCGGCCGCGACCGCTTACGAGACGTGGCGCACGACATACAGCGACGGATCGCAGGATCAGCGCACGGATCGCAACGATTACGCGCTCGTGCTCGACGGCGGCGCGTGGAAGATCTCCGCTGACGTCCAGCCCAGCGCGCAGAGCGTCACGCCCGGGGCGGGCACCGCGCCCGCACAGCCCGGTACCAGCAACACGACACCGGCGCGCGTGTCAGACACGTCCAGCAACTGGTCCGGTTACGTCGCGAGCGGCGGCACCTACACATCGGTCACCGGCACGTGGATCGTCCCGCAGGTGGGCGCAACGACGACCGGCGCCGACGCGACATGGGTCGGCATCGGCGGCGTGAGCGGCACGGACCTGATCCAGGCAGGAACGCAGGCAACGGTGAGCGGCGGCAGCGTCAGCTACGAGGCGTGGTTCGAGATGCTTCCCCAGTCGTCACGGACGATCTCGCTCGACGTCGCCCCCGGCGATTCCGTGACCGTCTCGATCACCGAGCAGTCGAGTGGCCAGTGGTCCATCGAGATGACGAATAACACGACCAAGTCCTCATACCAGCGCACGGTCAGCTACGCCTCCTCGCGTTCCTCGGCCGAGTGGGTCCAGGAGGCGCCGAGCTCGGGTCGCGGGATCATCCCGCTCGACGACTTCGGCGTCGTCCGCTTCACCGACGGCAGTGCGGTGCGTGATGGCAAGACGATGGGACTGGGAGCCCTCGGTGCAACGCCGGTCGCGATGATCAACCGCTCGGGCCAGGCGATCGCTCAGCCCACGACGCTCGGCGCCGACGGCAGCAGCTTCGCGGTCACGCGCACCAGCGCCCCCGGCACGGTGCAGGGCGGCGGCCGCACCTTCAGGCGGCGTCCCTAG
- a CDS encoding spermidine synthase translates to MLRDARFRLFLTSGTLLFVELLLIRWIPANVVYVGFFNNFLLLASFLGIGIGILLGRRVAPNAAVWFAPLAFGLVLFVSLAQVNVKNELGDLWFATREGRQLDINFLVLPSLMILTTAAMAMLALPLGPLLRAMPPLRAYAFDIGGSMAGIALFAGASLAGLPPSVWFTIAGVLVTVLTFGTAGRGARTIAATALVGAVALCWSIETIGGDTYSPYYRLDVVHTPRTDVIFVNGVSFQAMFAADQPKEAYYDQVYRWFPGRTFAKALIIGAGSGTDLSVALAHGVKAVDAVEIDPGIQAIGRTQHPDRPYADPRVSVTITDGRAFMRNSSERYDLILFAVTDSLTLVSSTSNLRLESFLFTEESFATARDHLTPDGVFVMYNYYREPWLVQRYANMVARVFGSRPITRTYPTGDFGAAVIANGPLVQALAGGRPPGDTIEPVDLASAPRPATDDWPFPYLRDPGIALHYVLGLAIMIALAAVGVGGTLRFIGLPLNSFGARFAHFFLLGVAFLLLETRSIVTFSLLFGTTWYVNALVFFAILGSVLAAVAVNSRLRSRDPRLLYAGLATSLVVAYLLPPSSLLIEPAALRYAVGSLIAFAPVFFANLVFTFSFRDSDAADLAFGANLVGAMVGGVLEWSALVTGYQALLLVVAGVYLLAWLVRPAHALVRRAHALAAS, encoded by the coding sequence ATGCTGCGAGACGCGAGATTCCGGCTCTTTCTGACCAGCGGCACCCTCCTGTTCGTCGAGCTCCTGTTGATCAGATGGATCCCCGCGAACGTCGTCTATGTCGGGTTCTTCAACAACTTCCTGCTCCTCGCGAGCTTCCTCGGGATCGGCATCGGCATCCTCCTCGGCCGGCGCGTGGCGCCGAACGCGGCCGTGTGGTTCGCGCCACTCGCCTTCGGGCTCGTGCTGTTCGTTTCGCTCGCGCAAGTGAACGTCAAGAACGAGCTCGGGGACCTGTGGTTCGCGACGCGCGAGGGTCGGCAGCTCGACATCAACTTCCTCGTGCTGCCGAGCCTGATGATCCTGACGACGGCCGCGATGGCGATGCTGGCGCTTCCGCTTGGGCCACTCCTTCGCGCCATGCCGCCGCTGCGCGCGTACGCGTTCGACATCGGCGGCTCGATGGCGGGGATCGCGCTCTTCGCCGGCGCGTCGCTCGCGGGTCTGCCGCCGAGCGTGTGGTTCACGATCGCCGGGGTCCTCGTGACCGTGCTCACGTTCGGCACCGCCGGCCGCGGCGCGCGGACGATCGCAGCGACGGCGCTCGTCGGCGCGGTCGCGCTCTGCTGGAGCATCGAGACGATCGGCGGCGACACCTATTCCCCCTACTACCGCCTTGATGTCGTGCACACGCCCCGCACCGATGTGATCTTCGTGAACGGCGTGTCGTTCCAGGCGATGTTCGCGGCGGACCAGCCGAAGGAGGCCTACTACGACCAGGTCTACCGATGGTTCCCCGGTCGAACCTTCGCCAAGGCCCTGATCATCGGCGCCGGCTCAGGCACAGATCTCTCCGTCGCGCTCGCGCACGGCGTGAAGGCGGTCGACGCCGTCGAGATCGATCCGGGGATCCAGGCCATCGGTCGAACGCAGCACCCTGACCGTCCATACGCCGACCCGCGAGTGTCGGTCACGATCACGGACGGACGTGCCTTCATGCGGAACTCGAGCGAGCGCTACGACCTCATCCTGTTCGCGGTGACAGATTCGCTCACGCTCGTGAGCAGCACGTCGAATCTGCGGCTCGAGTCCTTCCTGTTTACCGAGGAGTCGTTCGCGACGGCGCGCGACCACCTCACGCCCGACGGGGTCTTCGTCATGTACAACTACTACCGCGAGCCGTGGCTCGTACAGCGGTACGCGAACATGGTCGCTCGTGTGTTCGGGTCCAGGCCGATCACGCGGACGTACCCGACCGGCGACTTCGGCGCGGCGGTCATCGCCAACGGTCCTCTGGTGCAGGCGCTCGCCGGTGGCAGGCCGCCCGGCGACACGATCGAACCTGTCGATCTCGCGAGCGCACCGCGGCCCGCGACCGACGACTGGCCATTCCCGTATCTGCGCGATCCAGGCATCGCGCTGCACTACGTCCTCGGCCTCGCCATCATGATCGCGCTGGCTGCCGTGGGTGTCGGCGGCACGCTGCGCTTCATCGGCCTGCCCCTGAACAGCTTCGGCGCGCGCTTCGCGCACTTCTTCCTCCTCGGCGTCGCGTTCCTCCTGTTGGAGACGCGCAGCATCGTGACGTTCAGCCTGCTGTTCGGCACGACCTGGTACGTCAACGCGCTGGTGTTCTTCGCGATCCTCGGGAGCGTCCTTGCGGCGGTCGCTGTGAACAGCCGCCTGCGCTCGCGCGACCCGCGCTTGCTCTACGCGGGCCTGGCAACGTCGCTCGTCGTCGCGTACCTGCTTCCGCCGTCGTCGCTGCTCATCGAACCGGCCGCGCTGCGCTACGCGGTCGGCTCGTTGATCGCCTTCGCGCCGGTCTTCTTCGCGAATCTCGTGTTCACGTTCTCGTTCCGCGACAGCGACGCCGCCGATCTCGCATTCGGTGCGAACCTGGTCGGCGCGATGGTCGGCGGCGTACTCGAGTGGAGCGCGCTCGTCACGGGCTACCAGGCGCTCCTGCTCGTTGTCGCGGGCGTGTACCTGCTGGCGTGGCTCGTCAGACCGGCTCACGCGCTGGTGAGGCGAGCGCACGCGCTGGCGGCGTCCTAG
- a CDS encoding TMEM175 family protein produces MATERRAETSRLEGFSDAVFAFALTLLVVSLQVPSSYDELVRTLRSFIAFAASFAALIWIWYLHREFFRRFGLGDGPMIFLNSTLLFVVLLYVYPLKFLSTLVLGSLVDPASLASIEPSQLAQLIVIYGLGYVAVFSVFFLMYLYALRKRHVLHLTRIDLFDARYAMEANLINIGTGLGSIALALLGAPPVVAGLFYFVLGPIRAVHGASSGRRRRRLEKTTT; encoded by the coding sequence GTGGCAACTGAGCGACGCGCCGAGACCTCGCGACTGGAGGGGTTCTCCGACGCGGTCTTCGCGTTCGCGCTCACGCTCCTCGTCGTTTCGCTCCAGGTCCCGAGCTCGTACGACGAGCTCGTTCGCACGCTCCGCAGCTTCATCGCCTTCGCGGCATCTTTCGCGGCGCTCATTTGGATCTGGTACCTGCACCGAGAGTTCTTCCGGCGCTTCGGCCTGGGCGACGGACCGATGATCTTCCTGAACTCGACTCTGCTCTTCGTCGTCCTGCTTTACGTCTACCCGCTCAAGTTCCTCTCGACGCTCGTCCTCGGTTCACTCGTGGATCCGGCGAGTCTCGCGTCGATCGAGCCGAGCCAGCTTGCGCAGCTGATCGTCATCTACGGCCTCGGCTACGTGGCGGTCTTCTCCGTCTTCTTCCTCATGTACCTCTACGCCTTGCGGAAAAGACACGTGCTGCATCTCACGCGGATCGATCTGTTCGACGCGCGCTACGCGATGGAGGCGAACCTGATCAACATCGGCACGGGCCTCGGCAGCATCGCGCTCGCTCTGCTTGGCGCGCCTCCGGTCGTCGCCGGCCTCTTCTACTTCGTCCTCGGCCCGATACGCGCGGTGCACGGCGCGTCGAGCGGACGACGGCGCCGCCGCCTCGAGAAGACCACGACCTGA
- a CDS encoding pyridoxal-phosphate dependent enzyme has protein sequence MGHEASVALRGRAAEWDAQAALGRRGHGNGTIGLEILEDLPDVDAIVIPFGGGGLSCGIASAIRALRPSTKVFAAEVVTSAPLSASLAKGEATEIQQTRTFVDGIGGPRVFPEMFALARELLDGALVSSLDEVAAAVRLLVERNRVVAEGAGAASVAAARAGRAGSGKVVCVVSGGNIDTKVLITILEGRTP, from the coding sequence GTGGGACACGAGGCGTCTGTCGCGCTACGAGGTCGAGCCGCGGAGTGGGACGCTCAGGCTGCGCTCGGCCGACGCGGTCATGGCAACGGCACAATCGGTCTGGAGATCCTCGAGGACCTGCCCGACGTCGACGCGATCGTGATCCCCTTCGGCGGTGGCGGGCTGTCGTGCGGGATCGCCTCCGCGATTCGCGCACTGCGGCCGAGCACAAAGGTCTTCGCCGCGGAGGTTGTGACATCTGCGCCACTCAGCGCGTCGCTCGCCAAGGGTGAGGCCACGGAGATCCAGCAGACGCGGACGTTCGTCGATGGGATCGGCGGTCCACGGGTCTTCCCCGAGATGTTCGCGCTGGCGCGGGAACTGCTCGATGGCGCACTCGTGTCCTCGCTCGACGAGGTCGCTGCCGCAGTGCGACTGTTGGTCGAGCGCAATCGCGTCGTGGCGGAGGGCGCCGGTGCGGCATCGGTCGCCGCGGCGCGCGCCGGGCGCGCGGGATCAGGCAAGGTGGTCTGCGTCGTTTCGGGAGGAAACATCGACACAAAGGTGCTGATCACGATCCTCGAGGGAAGGACGCCCTAG
- a CDS encoding ATP-binding protein, with translation MYRSAPKRTTITAVSTRLSRPIEWLFLSWWRLVAVVALIALPLLIVTEISSRDQRTQLQASESQVTLKAAERAAATFGGQVLGIRNGVAAVLLVDPIRIAVASNDHDEASRLLTIARTALGDEVVRMWALDREGVVVAVIPPNDAVVGKSFPSPERLADAPPRTANFTSNVRLGGPYRASSTGESAIVSVSVAFRADPSITTGLVAEVDLARIVERVAPGLRSENDLYITDVNGLLILPLSTGDRGGTPTTGTRIVPSGSAAGPYATTMPDPIGGRPAPITVVSIAETDWRLVLVRAPTTLVTQVAPVFDQGDGARVLLVVVMLLGAALVGVTGSQMLRQRHLLAETNAELARATQEKSRFLANMSHELRTPLNAIIGFSELLEQRLPGPLTEKQSDYVHDITESGRHQLALINDILDLSKVEAGKMDFRPETFDVRSAVARVHTLVAPLAQEKRVGLVAEPGSSAPSITHDPGRFRQILYNLLSNAVKFTPEGGRVTTAVTSVDDGYVEISVADTGIGISAEDAATIFQEFKRLDSAYARAQAGTGLGLALVKRMLVEMGGDISVASEVGRGTTFTVRLPEKMTVAEHRPPVLT, from the coding sequence TTGTACAGAAGCGCGCCGAAGCGCACTACCATCACCGCCGTTAGCACTCGCCTCTCGCGGCCGATCGAATGGCTCTTCTTGTCGTGGTGGCGGCTTGTCGCCGTCGTCGCGCTGATCGCGCTACCACTCCTGATCGTCACCGAGATCTCATCACGAGATCAGCGGACGCAGCTTCAGGCGAGTGAGTCGCAGGTCACGCTGAAAGCGGCTGAGCGCGCCGCCGCCACTTTCGGGGGCCAGGTGCTCGGGATCCGCAACGGCGTCGCAGCTGTACTGCTCGTTGATCCGATCCGCATCGCCGTAGCTTCGAACGACCACGATGAGGCCAGCCGCCTTCTAACGATTGCCCGGACAGCACTAGGCGACGAGGTCGTGCGAATGTGGGCGCTTGATCGCGAGGGTGTTGTCGTCGCGGTCATTCCCCCCAACGACGCCGTGGTCGGCAAGTCCTTCCCGAGCCCGGAGCGCCTTGCGGACGCTCCGCCGCGGACCGCGAATTTCACGTCGAACGTCCGGCTCGGGGGGCCCTACCGAGCTTCGTCGACCGGCGAATCGGCGATCGTCAGCGTCAGCGTGGCGTTCCGCGCAGACCCGTCGATCACGACCGGACTCGTGGCTGAGGTCGATCTGGCTCGCATCGTCGAACGAGTCGCACCCGGGCTACGTTCAGAGAACGACCTCTACATCACCGACGTCAACGGGCTACTGATCCTCCCATTGTCGACCGGCGACCGCGGCGGGACCCCGACCACGGGAACCAGGATCGTTCCATCGGGTTCGGCCGCCGGCCCATACGCGACGACCATGCCGGATCCGATCGGTGGGCGTCCTGCCCCCATCACGGTCGTGTCGATCGCGGAGACGGACTGGCGACTCGTCCTGGTTCGTGCGCCCACCACGCTCGTGACGCAGGTCGCGCCGGTCTTCGACCAAGGCGATGGCGCTCGCGTCCTGCTCGTCGTGGTGATGCTGCTCGGTGCCGCCCTCGTCGGCGTGACGGGATCGCAGATGCTCCGTCAGCGACACCTGCTCGCCGAGACGAACGCGGAGCTAGCCCGCGCGACTCAGGAGAAGTCGCGGTTCCTAGCGAACATGAGTCACGAGCTGCGCACCCCGCTCAACGCGATCATCGGCTTTAGCGAGCTACTGGAGCAGCGGCTGCCCGGCCCGCTCACCGAAAAGCAGTCCGATTACGTGCATGACATCACCGAGTCGGGAAGGCATCAGCTTGCGCTCATCAACGACATCCTCGACCTGTCGAAGGTCGAAGCCGGGAAGATGGACTTCCGGCCTGAGACGTTCGACGTGAGAAGCGCGGTCGCTCGCGTGCACACTCTTGTCGCGCCGCTGGCGCAGGAGAAGCGTGTGGGGCTGGTCGCCGAGCCGGGATCCAGCGCCCCATCGATCACGCACGATCCCGGCCGTTTCAGGCAGATCCTCTACAACCTGCTGAGCAACGCGGTGAAGTTCACGCCTGAGGGCGGCCGCGTGACGACCGCGGTCACCTCCGTCGACGACGGCTATGTCGAGATCAGCGTCGCCGACACAGGGATCGGGATAAGCGCCGAGGACGCCGCCACGATCTTCCAGGAGTTCAAACGACTCGACTCCGCCTACGCGCGGGCCCAAGCTGGTACGGGTCTCGGTCTCGCGCTCGTGAAGCGAATGCTGGTCGAGATGGGCGGCGACATCAGCGTGGCGAGCGAGGTTGGGCGTGGGACGACCTTCACCGTACGCCTTCCCGAGAAAATGACGGTCGCTGAACACCGGCCGCCAGTCCTGACCTGA
- a CDS encoding site-specific integrase has translation MRRKNAPLIHVIASFFRANYDLSPNTERWYRENLSAYVAYVERVQGRPAVISDVSKPLVDAYLKERITKPTRKYPNGSAFAARAAAVTLKRFASYLAEDGILADNNGVSVLKHVKRTKVDDDVRQPLSADDLDRLIAAAGRPGSRDRTLIVFAAGTGLRANELRGARTGDLDLARGCFTVRPETSKFGRERVVNFHPAVGRELDRYLRESRIATNAQAPLFPTRTGDPFEMDGFAKLFARLRERSGIRTFSAHILRHTWATNFMSVPGANLLELKRQGGWERWEMVERYSHRVPVRDRLALPNPLDPSHKTAFGQPPSATVSRLSRSA, from the coding sequence ATGCGCCGGAAGAACGCCCCACTCATCCACGTCATCGCGAGCTTCTTCCGCGCGAATTACGACCTCTCGCCGAACACCGAGCGCTGGTACCGCGAGAACCTGAGCGCGTACGTCGCGTACGTCGAACGCGTGCAGGGACGCCCAGCAGTAATCAGCGATGTGAGCAAGCCGCTCGTCGACGCGTACCTGAAGGAGCGGATCACCAAGCCGACGCGCAAGTACCCGAACGGTTCCGCGTTCGCCGCGCGCGCCGCGGCGGTGACGCTCAAGCGCTTCGCGAGCTATCTCGCCGAGGACGGCATCCTTGCGGACAACAACGGCGTGTCGGTGCTCAAGCACGTCAAGCGCACCAAAGTCGACGACGACGTGCGGCAACCACTCTCCGCCGACGATCTCGATCGGCTCATCGCCGCCGCCGGCAGACCCGGCAGCCGAGACCGAACGTTGATCGTCTTCGCCGCGGGCACCGGTCTGCGCGCGAACGAGCTCCGTGGAGCACGGACCGGCGACCTCGATCTCGCGCGCGGTTGCTTCACGGTCCGGCCCGAGACGAGCAAGTTCGGACGCGAGCGCGTCGTCAACTTCCATCCCGCGGTGGGGCGCGAGCTCGATCGCTACCTCCGCGAATCACGCATCGCCACGAACGCGCAGGCGCCGCTCTTCCCCACCCGCACCGGTGACCCGTTCGAAATGGACGGCTTCGCCAAGCTCTTCGCCCGCCTGCGCGAGCGAAGCGGCATCCGCACCTTCTCGGCGCACATCCTCCGGCACACCTGGGCCACGAACTTCATGAGCGTGCCCGGTGCGAATCTCCTCGAGCTCAAGCGGCAAGGCGGATGGGAACGATGGGAGATGGTCGAGCGATACAGCCACCGCGTTCCGGTGCGCGATCGTCTCGCGCTTCCGAATCCGCTGGACCCATCACACAAAACCGCCTTTGGTCAGCCGCCCTCCGCAACAGTCAGCCGCCTTTCGCGATCGGCGTAG
- a CDS encoding isoprenylcysteine carboxylmethyltransferase family protein, which produces MDDRSLRIAVLLSAHLIFLSAGALRILRGQRAHLLIADAPWWIQYYPPVAWIPFVVAYVQPLAIDLDDSLRYAGLAIAVASAAFAAWAMWSLGRSYGIRMDVFDGHSLKTDGPYAFVRHPMYLGIVLFHLGASLTLQSPLLLAATALFVVPFTQIRIAAEEKVLQDAFGERYLRYAERVPRLVPFGA; this is translated from the coding sequence ATGGACGACCGCTCACTGCGCATCGCGGTGCTGCTCTCGGCGCACCTGATCTTCCTCTCGGCGGGCGCCCTCCGCATCCTGCGGGGTCAGCGCGCGCACCTTCTCATCGCCGACGCGCCGTGGTGGATCCAGTACTACCCGCCCGTGGCGTGGATTCCCTTTGTCGTCGCATACGTTCAGCCACTGGCGATCGACCTCGACGACAGCCTGCGCTACGCCGGCCTCGCGATCGCTGTGGCATCCGCAGCGTTCGCGGCATGGGCGATGTGGTCGCTCGGGCGCAGCTATGGCATCCGCATGGACGTGTTCGACGGCCATTCGCTCAAGACCGACGGCCCGTACGCGTTCGTGCGTCATCCCATGTACCTCGGCATCGTGCTGTTCCATCTCGGCGCATCGCTGACGCTGCAAAGTCCGCTGCTGCTGGCCGCCACCGCGCTCTTCGTCGTGCCGTTCACGCAGATCCGCATCGCCGCGGAGGAAAAGGTCCTGCAGGACGCATTCGGCGAGCGTTATCTGCGATACGCCGAGCGCGTCCCTCGACTCGTACCCTTCGGAGCGTGA
- a CDS encoding AzlC family ABC transporter permease yields the protein MTGRRAAIVEGWPIFVTAVVVGIAFGLTARQSGLSIVETSATSIIVFAGAAQFVMVDLLRTGTPVPLIVLTVLLLNARHLLMAAALRPFVQVASLPRRFGLGYVLTDEAFAMGIGWFRRGHRDLAYYAVFSTVLWCSWNVGTVLGAIFGAGIEDPQRFGIDFAITAVFVAIVAIGVRHRADVAVAVAAALVAAALRLAGASAVAVVVAGALAPLVAFAIHEEQP from the coding sequence GTGACGGGGAGGCGCGCCGCGATCGTCGAGGGCTGGCCGATCTTCGTGACGGCGGTCGTCGTCGGCATCGCGTTCGGGCTCACCGCGCGACAGTCCGGGCTCTCCATCGTCGAGACGAGCGCGACCAGCATCATCGTGTTCGCCGGCGCCGCGCAGTTCGTGATGGTCGACCTGCTGAGGACCGGCACGCCCGTGCCACTCATCGTCCTCACGGTCCTGCTGCTCAACGCGCGCCATCTGTTGATGGCCGCCGCGCTCCGTCCGTTCGTCCAAGTCGCCTCGTTACCACGACGCTTCGGTCTCGGGTACGTGCTGACCGACGAGGCTTTCGCGATGGGCATCGGCTGGTTCCGCCGTGGCCATCGCGACCTCGCCTATTACGCGGTCTTCAGCACGGTGCTGTGGTGCTCGTGGAACGTCGGGACTGTGCTCGGCGCGATATTCGGCGCGGGCATCGAAGACCCGCAGCGCTTCGGCATCGACTTCGCGATCACCGCCGTGTTCGTCGCGATCGTCGCGATCGGCGTTCGACATCGCGCGGACGTCGCGGTCGCAGTGGCGGCCGCGCTCGTGGCAGCGGCACTCCGTCTCGCGGGCGCCTCGGCGGTCGCGGTGGTCGTGGCCGGAGCGCTCGCACCGCTCGTCGCGTTCGCGATCCATGAGGAGCAGCCATGA
- a CDS encoding AzlD domain-containing protein — translation MSVWIAIAASGIVTYLTRSLPLVLTVPGSAPPRLRRYLDALPTAIIAALAGAGIAVPDAQPTGGAEILAALVALAVAAWRRNLLFAVIAGVAAVAVLRAVGL, via the coding sequence ATGAGCGTGTGGATCGCGATCGCGGCATCGGGGATCGTGACGTACCTCACTCGCTCTCTGCCGCTCGTCCTCACCGTGCCCGGGAGCGCACCACCGCGGCTGCGCCGCTATCTCGACGCGCTGCCCACCGCGATCATCGCCGCGCTCGCCGGCGCCGGCATCGCGGTGCCCGATGCGCAGCCCACCGGCGGGGCCGAGATCCTGGCCGCCCTCGTCGCGCTGGCCGTCGCCGCCTGGCGACGCAACCTGCTGTTCGCCGTGATCGCGGGCGTTGCCGCCGTGGCGGTGCTCCGAGCGGTGGGCCTTTAG
- a CDS encoding neutral zinc metallopeptidase: MPFNPDARLDPNQVEDRRGSGSGAGGPIMVGGGAVGIIILIAALLLGVDPTGLIDTTSQPPIEGAQSLQECRTGADANKRADCRVVGFVDSVQKYWGDEFNRRGTAAYNPAKTVIFSGYTQAACGTASAATGPFYCPNDQKVYLDISFFDQLQSQFGAKGGPFAEGYVIAHEYGHHVQDELGLLQQSSSNKASVRVELQADCLAGVWAKHAADTGYMSAPTDAEIAQAIDAAEAVGDDRIQQQTQGHVTPDSFTHGSAAQRHQWFNTGYSSGDMDRCDTSRV, encoded by the coding sequence GTGCCTTTCAACCCTGATGCCCGACTCGATCCGAATCAAGTAGAGGACCGCCGCGGCAGCGGGTCCGGGGCGGGCGGTCCGATCATGGTCGGAGGCGGCGCCGTAGGGATCATCATCCTCATCGCGGCGTTGCTACTCGGGGTCGATCCGACCGGACTGATCGACACGACCTCCCAGCCCCCGATCGAAGGCGCCCAGTCCTTGCAGGAGTGTCGCACCGGGGCCGACGCGAACAAACGCGCGGATTGTCGCGTCGTCGGTTTCGTCGACAGCGTGCAGAAGTACTGGGGCGACGAGTTCAACCGCCGCGGTACCGCGGCCTACAACCCAGCTAAGACGGTGATCTTCAGCGGATATACACAGGCGGCGTGCGGTACCGCGAGCGCGGCGACCGGACCCTTCTATTGCCCGAACGACCAGAAGGTCTATCTCGACATCAGCTTCTTCGACCAGCTGCAGTCGCAGTTCGGTGCGAAGGGAGGACCTTTCGCCGAGGGCTATGTCATCGCGCACGAATACGGTCACCACGTTCAGGACGAGTTAGGGCTGTTGCAGCAGAGCTCCAGCAACAAGGCGTCGGTGCGCGTCGAGCTCCAGGCCGACTGCCTCGCCGGCGTGTGGGCGAAGCACGCCGCGGACACGGGCTACATGTCGGCCCCGACAGACGCGGAGATCGCGCAGGCGATCGATGCGGCCGAAGCCGTGGGCGATGACCGCATCCAGCAGCAGACGCAGGGGCACGTGACGCCGGACAGCTTCACGCACGGCTCTGCGGCACAGCGGCATCAGTGGTTCAACACGGGCTATTCGAGCGGCGATATGGACCGCTGCGACACGTCGCGGGTCTAA
- a CDS encoding response regulator transcription factor, which yields MSAPSRTLRIVVADDHPSIRENLRYLLNAELGFVVVGVAKDGHDALRLVHATRPDVLVLDSEMRDLSGLEVARTLREDASRVGIVFYTLDSDACVQARAIGVDACITKDSAPSMLIEAIRGAAQAISAPPGQ from the coding sequence GTGTCAGCTCCCTCCCGAACGCTGCGGATCGTCGTCGCTGACGACCATCCGTCGATCCGCGAGAACCTCCGGTATCTGCTCAACGCCGAGCTGGGATTTGTGGTGGTCGGCGTCGCGAAGGACGGCCACGACGCGCTCCGCCTGGTGCACGCGACCCGTCCGGACGTGCTGGTGCTCGATTCGGAAATGCGCGATCTCAGCGGACTCGAAGTAGCACGCACGCTCCGCGAGGATGCCAGCCGCGTCGGCATCGTCTTCTACACGCTCGATAGCGACGCCTGCGTGCAAGCGAGAGCGATCGGGGTCGATGCATGCATCACGAAGGATTCGGCGCCGTCGATGCTGATCGAGGCGATCCGCGGTGCCGCGCAGGCTATCTCCGCTCCACCGGGCCAATAG